Proteins encoded within one genomic window of Brenneria nigrifluens DSM 30175 = ATCC 13028:
- a CDS encoding metallophosphoesterase: protein MYRAISGDDYRKIFVVGDIHGCHQLLLDALAARQFNRQTDLLISVGDLIDRGPESMACLALLDAPWFTAVCGNHEQMAREALNEDNGWLWSRNGGSWYAALNQADQPLAARRIARTARLPLVIEVNIGGRRYVIAHADYPSDNYAFGKAVDADELVWGRTRITRAMAGKGQRIAGAHLLIFGHTPLHKPLIFFNQLYIDTGAVFGGPLTLIELR, encoded by the coding sequence ATGTATCGCGCCATCAGTGGGGATGACTATCGGAAAATATTCGTCGTCGGCGATATCCACGGCTGCCACCAGCTATTGCTGGATGCGCTGGCCGCCCGGCAATTCAATCGCCAGACCGATCTGCTGATCTCGGTGGGCGATCTGATCGATCGCGGGCCCGAAAGCATGGCCTGCCTGGCGTTGCTGGATGCCCCCTGGTTTACCGCCGTGTGCGGCAATCATGAGCAAATGGCGCGTGAGGCGCTGAATGAGGACAACGGCTGGTTGTGGTCGCGCAATGGCGGTTCCTGGTATGCCGCGCTCAATCAAGCGGATCAACCATTAGCGGCGCGGCGGATAGCCCGTACGGCGCGGTTGCCGCTGGTTATCGAGGTGAACATCGGCGGCCGCCGCTATGTGATTGCTCATGCGGATTATCCGTCGGATAACTATGCGTTCGGCAAGGCGGTCGATGCGGATGAGCTGGTCTGGGGGCGAACCCGCATCACCCGAGCCATGGCGGGGAAGGGCCAGCGCATCGCCGGCGCGCATCTGCTTATCTTCGGCCATACGCCGCTTCACAAACCCCTGATATTTTTTAACCAGCTCTACATCGATACCGGCGCGGTATTCGGCGGCCCGCTGACGTTAATCGAACTGCGCTGA
- a CDS encoding FAD-binding protein has product MSRLRKNTAIGCFLFIFSLSLSYAQERKMETDVVVVGFGVSAAVSAAEAGLKVIALEKQAIDGGSSNFAEGLFGVNTDQTRKNSVAITAEEAYRTAMEFNQSYRVNPALVKRYLEESAATIRWLEKQGVRTGMGVIIPVMKKLTNVKKEIDNAISAGSAKVMKASSLDDLAKNIAVDPKRLKASVTRYNQIMIWSR; this is encoded by the coding sequence ATGAGCAGATTAAGAAAAAATACCGCTATCGGTTGCTTTCTTTTCATCTTCAGCCTCTCCCTCAGCTACGCGCAAGAGCGCAAAATGGAAACCGACGTTGTCGTCGTCGGATTCGGCGTGTCAGCCGCGGTGTCGGCGGCGGAAGCCGGACTGAAAGTCATTGCACTGGAAAAACAGGCGATAGACGGCGGCAGTTCCAACTTTGCCGAAGGACTCTTTGGCGTCAACACCGACCAAACCCGTAAAAACTCAGTCGCCATAACCGCCGAGGAGGCCTACCGCACCGCAATGGAGTTCAATCAGTCCTACCGGGTGAATCCCGCGCTGGTGAAAAGGTATCTGGAGGAATCCGCCGCCACGATCCGCTGGCTGGAAAAACAGGGCGTCAGAACCGGGATGGGCGTCATTATTCCGGTGATGAAGAAACTCACCAATGTGAAAAAAGAGATCGACAACGCCATCAGCGCGGGCAGCGCCAAGGTCATGAAGGCCAGCTCGCTGGACGATCTGGCCAAAAATATCGCTGTCGATCCCAAACGACTGAAAGCGTCCGTCACCCGCTATAACCAGATCATGATTTGGTCACGCTGA
- the nifJ gene encoding pyruvate:ferredoxin (flavodoxin) oxidoreductase: MITTDGNNTVASVAWRTNEVIAIYPITPSSTMAEQAAAWSSDGGKNIWGDTPRVVEMQSEGGAIAAVHGALQTGSLATTFTSSQGLLLMIPSLYKLAGELTPFVLHVAARTVATHALSIFCDHSDVMAVRQTGCAMLCASNVQEAQDFALIAQIASLNSRLPFIHFFDGFRTSHEINKIEPLSDDALRRLLPRQAIDAHRERALTPEHPVIRGTASNPDTFFQAREAANPWYNAACRHVEQAMNDFADVTGRQYRPFEYYGHPEATRVIVLMGSGVGTVEEVVDTLLTRGEKVGVVKIRLYRPFSARHLLAVIPQTAQNIAVLDRTKEPGALAEPLYLDVMTSLAEAFTNGERPQMPRVIGGRYGLSSKEFTPQCVQAVFNELAIANPRSRFTVGIYDDVTNLSLPLPIEHLPGSASLEALFYGLGSDGTVSAAKNSIKIVGDATPMFVQGYFVYDSKKAGSLTVSHMRVGPHPINSAYLIDQADFVACHQWQFIDKYSMVERLKPGGVFLINAPYASDDLWHRLPQEVQAGLNQRQARVYCINAAKIARECQLGARINTVMQMAFFHLSQILPGEEAVEKLRTAIAKSYGSKGQELVERNWRALNATLEALAAVPLEAVNAHSPQRPPVVSDAAPDFVKTVTAAMLAGLGDTLPVSALPPDGTWPTGTTKWEKRNIAEAIPLWQPQLCTQCNHCVAACPHSAIRAKVVPAEAMEYAPASLQSLDVKARDMRGQKYVLQVAPEDCTGCNLCVEVCPAKDRQDPTIKAINMESRLDNLAVEKEHFDFFMTLPEIDRSRLERIDIRTSQLISPLFEYSGACSGCGETPYIKLLTQLYGDRLLVANATGCSSIYGGNLPTTPWTTDANGRGPAWANSLFEDNAEFGLGFRLSVDQHRQRAVRLLHDLAPRLPADLVAALQEEAIAPELRRQQIEQLRTLLATIGGDKAAALAAAADHLVDKSIWLIGGDGWAYDIGYGGLDHVMSLSENVNVLVLDTQCYSNTGGQQSKATPLGAVTKFGEKGKRKARKDLGISVMMYGHVYVAQISLGAQLNQTVKAIQEAEAWPGPSLIIAYSPCEEHGYDLAFSHDQMRQLTATGFWPLYRFDPRRTEEGKPALVTDSRPPSTSLSETLLHEQRFRRLNSLMPEETALLYEEAEVDLRRRYDFLTMMAGKAEKNPQE; the protein is encoded by the coding sequence ATGATCACCACCGACGGTAACAACACAGTCGCTTCTGTCGCCTGGCGGACAAACGAAGTCATCGCCATCTATCCTATTACGCCCAGTTCCACCATGGCCGAGCAGGCGGCGGCCTGGTCGAGCGACGGAGGAAAGAATATATGGGGAGACACGCCGCGCGTGGTTGAAATGCAGTCGGAAGGCGGGGCGATAGCCGCCGTGCACGGCGCGTTGCAAACCGGCTCTCTGGCGACCACCTTTACCTCGTCGCAGGGATTGCTGCTGATGATCCCCTCGTTGTATAAACTGGCCGGCGAACTGACGCCTTTTGTGCTGCACGTGGCCGCCCGTACGGTGGCGACCCACGCGCTGTCCATTTTCTGCGACCACTCCGACGTAATGGCCGTACGCCAGACCGGCTGCGCCATGCTCTGCGCCAGCAACGTGCAGGAAGCGCAGGATTTCGCCCTGATCGCGCAGATAGCCAGCCTGAACAGCCGATTGCCGTTTATCCACTTTTTCGACGGTTTCCGCACGTCGCATGAAATCAACAAGATTGAACCGCTAAGCGATGACGCGCTGCGCCGGCTGCTGCCCCGGCAGGCGATTGATGCGCATCGTGAGCGAGCGCTTACACCCGAACATCCGGTGATCCGCGGCACCGCCTCCAACCCGGATACCTTCTTCCAGGCGCGCGAAGCCGCCAACCCCTGGTATAACGCCGCCTGCCGGCACGTTGAACAGGCGATGAACGACTTCGCCGACGTCACCGGGCGGCAGTACCGGCCGTTTGAGTACTACGGCCATCCCGAAGCCACCCGGGTTATCGTGCTGATGGGGTCCGGCGTCGGCACCGTTGAAGAAGTGGTCGATACGCTGCTGACGCGCGGTGAAAAGGTCGGCGTGGTCAAGATTCGCCTGTATCGTCCGTTTTCAGCCAGGCATTTGCTGGCGGTTATTCCGCAGACGGCGCAAAACATCGCCGTGCTGGATCGCACCAAGGAACCAGGCGCGCTGGCGGAGCCGCTCTATCTGGACGTGATGACCTCGCTGGCCGAGGCGTTCACCAACGGTGAGCGCCCACAGATGCCCCGCGTCATCGGCGGACGTTACGGTCTGTCGTCCAAGGAGTTCACCCCGCAGTGCGTACAGGCCGTTTTCAATGAGTTAGCGATTGCTAACCCGCGGTCGCGCTTCACGGTTGGTATCTACGATGATGTGACCAACCTGTCGCTGCCGCTGCCCATCGAGCATCTGCCGGGCAGCGCCTCGCTGGAAGCGCTGTTCTACGGGCTGGGCAGCGACGGTACGGTATCGGCCGCCAAAAACTCGATTAAAATCGTCGGCGACGCCACCCCGATGTTCGTGCAGGGCTACTTTGTCTACGACTCCAAAAAGGCCGGCAGCCTGACCGTATCCCATATGCGCGTCGGCCCTCACCCCATCAACTCCGCGTACCTGATCGATCAGGCGGATTTCGTCGCCTGTCACCAGTGGCAGTTTATCGACAAGTACAGCATGGTCGAGCGGCTGAAGCCCGGCGGCGTATTTCTGATTAACGCCCCTTACGCCAGCGACGATTTGTGGCATCGCCTGCCGCAGGAAGTACAGGCCGGCTTAAACCAGCGTCAGGCGCGGGTTTACTGTATCAACGCGGCGAAAATCGCCCGCGAATGCCAGTTGGGCGCGCGCATTAATACCGTGATGCAGATGGCGTTCTTTCACCTGTCGCAGATCCTGCCGGGCGAAGAGGCGGTGGAAAAACTGCGCACGGCGATCGCCAAAAGCTACGGCAGCAAAGGCCAGGAGCTGGTTGAACGCAACTGGCGGGCGCTGAACGCCACGCTGGAGGCCCTGGCCGCCGTGCCGCTGGAAGCGGTCAATGCGCACAGCCCGCAGCGGCCGCCGGTGGTTTCCGACGCCGCCCCCGACTTTGTGAAAACGGTGACCGCCGCCATGCTGGCCGGATTAGGCGATACCCTGCCGGTTTCCGCCCTGCCGCCCGACGGCACCTGGCCGACCGGCACCACCAAGTGGGAAAAACGTAATATCGCCGAGGCGATCCCGCTGTGGCAGCCGCAGTTGTGTACCCAGTGCAACCACTGCGTCGCCGCCTGCCCGCACTCCGCCATCCGCGCCAAGGTGGTGCCGGCCGAGGCAATGGAATACGCGCCGGCGTCGCTGCAGTCGCTGGATGTCAAAGCCCGCGATATGCGCGGCCAGAAATATGTGTTGCAGGTGGCGCCGGAAGACTGCACCGGCTGTAACCTGTGCGTGGAAGTCTGCCCGGCGAAAGATCGCCAGGATCCGACGATCAAAGCCATCAATATGGAATCCCGGCTGGATAATCTGGCGGTCGAAAAAGAGCACTTCGACTTCTTTATGACTCTGCCGGAAATCGACCGCTCCAGGCTGGAACGTATCGATATCCGCACTTCGCAGCTGATTTCACCGCTGTTTGAATATTCCGGCGCCTGCTCCGGCTGCGGCGAAACGCCGTATATCAAACTGCTGACGCAGCTGTATGGCGATCGTCTGCTGGTGGCCAACGCCACCGGCTGTTCGTCCATTTACGGCGGCAACCTGCCCACCACGCCGTGGACCACCGACGCCAACGGCCGCGGCCCGGCCTGGGCCAACTCCCTGTTTGAGGATAACGCCGAGTTCGGGCTGGGTTTCCGCCTGAGCGTCGACCAGCATCGCCAGCGCGCCGTGCGTTTACTGCACGACCTGGCGCCGCGGTTGCCGGCCGATTTGGTGGCGGCGTTGCAGGAAGAGGCCATCGCCCCGGAACTGCGCCGTCAGCAGATTGAGCAACTGCGAACCCTGTTGGCGACTATCGGCGGCGACAAGGCCGCCGCGCTGGCCGCCGCCGCGGATCATCTGGTGGATAAATCCATCTGGCTGATTGGCGGCGACGGCTGGGCTTACGACATCGGCTACGGCGGTCTGGATCACGTCATGAGCCTGAGCGAAAACGTTAACGTGCTGGTGCTGGATACCCAGTGCTACTCCAATACCGGCGGGCAGCAGTCTAAGGCCACCCCGCTGGGCGCGGTGACCAAGTTCGGTGAGAAAGGCAAACGCAAGGCGCGTAAAGATCTCGGCATTAGCGTGATGATGTACGGCCACGTTTATGTGGCGCAGATATCGCTGGGCGCACAGTTAAACCAGACGGTGAAAGCCATTCAGGAGGCCGAGGCCTGGCCGGGTCCGTCGCTGATTATCGCCTACAGCCCCTGCGAAGAGCACGGCTATGATCTGGCGTTCAGCCACGACCAGATGCGCCAGTTGACCGCCACCGGCTTCTGGCCGCTCTACCGCTTCGATCCGCGTCGTACCGAAGAAGGCAAACCGGCGCTGGTGACGGACTCCCGGCCGCCGTCAACCAGCCTGAGCGAAACCCTGCTGCACGAGCAGCGTTTCCGCCGCCTGAACAGCCTGATGCCGGAAGAAACGGCGCTGCTGTATGAAGAGGCCGAAGTGGATCTGCGCCGCCGTTATGATTTTCTGACCATGATGGCGGGTAAAGCGGAGAAAAATCCGCAGGAGTAA
- a CDS encoding type II toxin-antitoxin system MqsA family antitoxin, translating to MKCPNCGGAELVQGAKDVPYSFRGKKTMLPAVEGLHCPICNEVTMSKDESASYLAKVVAFKNSVIKETIEPAYISRVRKKRKRAGGNGFAG from the coding sequence ATGAAATGCCCTAACTGCGGCGGTGCCGAACTGGTACAGGGAGCAAAAGATGTGCCCTACTCATTTCGCGGGAAAAAAACCATGTTGCCGGCCGTAGAGGGGCTGCACTGTCCGATCTGTAATGAAGTCACGATGAGCAAGGACGAGTCTGCGTCGTACCTGGCAAAAGTCGTTGCTTTCAAAAATTCGGTTATCAAAGAAACAATTGAACCGGCGTACATTAGTCGTGTTCGTAAAAAGCGGAAGCGCGCTGGCGGGAATGGATTTGCGGGTTAG
- a CDS encoding aminotransferase class I/II-fold pyridoxal phosphate-dependent enzyme codes for MAKSIDTHWLAAQLHNHSIRGIAMDMSALIGAGKIAIGSQLPPVRELADALGVSPATISAAWSQLRRQKVIAGRGRTGMWVYGQQASPRPERFEKIGNFGDAIIADLTLSAPDPALLPDLGEALLYGAQVKNLNSYQRTPIIAELEEQLRKNWPYAAEAFMTSDGGFDGVNLTLQTLIFPGSTVVIESPTAARLLDLLDHIGINIIQVACDEQGPVVEALRQALQHKPAAFIYQPRTHSHTGYSVSPARMAAMAALFVNSPMTMIIEDDGVGEISSHPALSMGAYYPAQTIYVRSYSKAYGPDLRMAALSGSAEIIGKIQSFRNFGAGWSSRILQGALAFLLADEKTHQGIEHARQVYHQRRQWLADALARRGIYVPENDSLCIWLPVPSERYALITMAAHGVAVQPGERFGMKNGHYVRLSISQLQESLIETIAEAVSQIYR; via the coding sequence ATGGCTAAATCAATCGATACCCACTGGCTGGCGGCGCAGCTACACAATCACAGTATCCGCGGCATTGCGATGGATATGTCGGCGCTTATCGGGGCCGGAAAAATTGCAATTGGCAGTCAACTGCCGCCGGTGAGGGAACTGGCCGACGCGCTGGGCGTGAGTCCGGCGACGATTTCCGCCGCCTGGAGCCAACTGCGGCGACAGAAAGTGATTGCGGGACGCGGCAGAACGGGTATGTGGGTCTATGGTCAGCAGGCGTCGCCCCGCCCGGAGCGTTTTGAGAAGATCGGCAACTTTGGCGATGCCATCATTGCCGACCTCACCTTGTCAGCGCCCGACCCCGCCTTGTTGCCGGATCTGGGCGAGGCGCTTTTGTATGGCGCTCAGGTTAAGAATTTAAATAGCTATCAGCGCACACCGATCATTGCCGAACTTGAGGAGCAACTGCGCAAAAACTGGCCGTATGCGGCGGAGGCGTTTATGACGTCTGACGGCGGGTTTGACGGCGTGAATCTGACATTGCAGACGCTGATCTTTCCCGGATCCACGGTGGTGATTGAAAGCCCGACCGCGGCGCGGCTGCTGGATTTGCTGGATCATATCGGCATCAACATCATTCAGGTTGCATGTGATGAGCAGGGGCCGGTCGTGGAGGCGCTGAGGCAGGCGTTGCAGCATAAGCCCGCCGCGTTTATCTATCAGCCAAGAACCCATTCGCATACCGGCTATTCGGTGAGCCCGGCGCGCATGGCGGCGATGGCCGCGCTGTTCGTCAACAGCCCGATGACGATGATTATTGAAGACGACGGCGTCGGTGAAATCTCGTCCCACCCGGCGCTGAGTATGGGGGCGTACTATCCGGCGCAGACCATTTATGTTCGTTCCTATTCCAAAGCCTACGGCCCCGATCTGCGTATGGCCGCGCTGTCTGGTTCGGCGGAAATCATCGGCAAGATTCAGTCCTTTCGTAATTTCGGCGCCGGCTGGAGCAGCCGTATATTACAGGGCGCGCTGGCTTTTCTGCTCGCCGATGAGAAAACGCACCAGGGGATTGAACATGCCCGCCAGGTTTATCACCAGCGGCGTCAATGGCTGGCGGATGCGCTGGCGCGGCGGGGGATCTACGTGCCGGAAAATGACAGTCTGTGTATCTGGCTGCCGGTGCCGTCGGAGCGCTATGCGTTGATCACCATGGCCGCCCATGGCGTCGCCGTGCAGCCGGGAGAGCGTTTCGGTATGAAAAACGGACATTATGTGCGGCTCAGTATTTCGCAGTTGCAGGAATCGCTAATAGAGACGATTGCGGAGGCGGTAAGTCAGATTTATCGCTAA
- a CDS encoding nitrate ABC transporter substrate-binding protein: MTITIRLAVRDWDYFTPLALGDIKPEGFELKIDRVGTLPDNLATSSQYDAGEVSFSRYAQSRAHGDESLVALPHFLMRGFRQRCILTKQDSPLTGLSQLAGKKIGLTGWQDSGNTWTRALLRREGIGNDDAYWYVGRLTEAHPIVDRLGGFGRPGRIEAAPGEQPLITLLKSGGLDAIFTPFMPDGFFNGNSGLRQLQPDFRQAEIDYFHQVGYVPGMHVLAIKPALAAEHPWLPQALSEVIDQSYKVWMGKRIKYADTTPWLLDDLRRTTQDLPVHWNDNGFAINKTMIADFASELYEQGITAQRLTPEALFPWACSFSPIDKRD, encoded by the coding sequence TTGACTATCACAATCAGACTGGCAGTGAGGGATTGGGATTATTTCACCCCACTCGCCTTGGGCGATATAAAACCTGAAGGGTTTGAGTTAAAAATAGATCGGGTCGGTACGCTGCCGGATAACCTGGCGACCAGCAGCCAATATGATGCGGGAGAGGTGTCATTCAGCCGCTATGCGCAAAGCCGTGCTCACGGCGATGAAAGCTTAGTCGCCCTGCCGCACTTTCTGATGCGGGGTTTCCGCCAGCGCTGCATTCTGACCAAGCAGGACAGTCCGCTGACCGGGCTGTCGCAGTTGGCGGGTAAGAAGATCGGCCTGACGGGCTGGCAGGACTCCGGCAACACCTGGACGCGCGCACTGCTGCGCCGTGAAGGCATCGGCAATGACGACGCCTACTGGTATGTCGGCCGCCTGACGGAGGCGCATCCGATCGTCGATCGCCTGGGAGGGTTCGGCCGGCCGGGTCGCATAGAAGCCGCGCCGGGCGAGCAGCCGCTGATCACTCTGCTGAAGAGCGGCGGTCTGGACGCCATCTTCACGCCGTTCATGCCGGACGGATTTTTTAACGGCAACTCCGGCTTACGACAGTTGCAACCTGATTTTCGTCAGGCGGAAATCGACTATTTCCACCAGGTCGGCTATGTGCCGGGCATGCATGTGCTGGCGATAAAGCCCGCGCTGGCGGCTGAACATCCCTGGCTGCCACAGGCGCTCAGCGAGGTCATCGACCAATCATATAAGGTGTGGATGGGCAAGCGCATCAAATATGCCGATACCACTCCCTGGCTGTTGGACGATCTGCGCCGAACCACTCAGGATTTACCCGTTCACTGGAACGACAATGGCTTTGCCATCAATAAAACCATGATCGCCGATTTCGCCAGTGAGCTATATGAACAGGGGATCACGGCGCAGCGTCTGACCCCGGAAGCGTTGTTCCCGTGGGCGTGCTCTTTTTCGCCTATAGACAAGAGGGATTAA
- a CDS encoding deaminated glutathione amidase, giving the protein MKVALGQFAVDREWQNNVVTALKLMSDAQQAGADLLVLPEGVLARDITNPQLVLTAAQPLDGPFVSQLLAASKGSRMTTMMSIHVPNGADKVWNVLIAMRDGEIISQYKKLHLYDAFSMQESENVTPGDEVPPLVDVAGLKVGLMTCYDVRFPELARRLALDGAQVLVLPAAWVKGPLKESHWELLVRARALENTAYVVAVGECGVRNIGNSMVVDPLGVVVVQAPETPALVYADVDPARLSYAREVLPSLDNRRFATPRLPNE; this is encoded by the coding sequence ATGAAAGTCGCACTTGGCCAGTTTGCCGTGGATCGCGAATGGCAAAACAACGTCGTCACCGCGCTGAAGCTGATGTCGGACGCGCAACAGGCAGGCGCCGACCTGCTGGTGCTGCCGGAAGGCGTATTAGCGCGGGATATCACCAATCCCCAACTGGTGTTGACCGCCGCCCAGCCGCTGGACGGCCCTTTCGTCAGCCAATTGCTGGCGGCCAGCAAAGGCAGCCGGATGACCACCATGATGAGCATTCATGTGCCGAACGGCGCAGACAAAGTGTGGAACGTGCTGATTGCCATGCGCGACGGCGAAATCATCTCCCAGTACAAGAAATTGCATCTGTACGATGCGTTCTCCATGCAGGAGTCGGAAAACGTCACCCCCGGCGATGAAGTACCACCGCTGGTCGACGTTGCCGGACTGAAAGTCGGCCTGATGACCTGTTATGACGTGCGTTTCCCCGAACTGGCCCGCCGTTTGGCGTTGGATGGCGCTCAGGTGCTGGTGCTGCCGGCCGCCTGGGTCAAAGGGCCGCTGAAAGAGTCTCATTGGGAACTGCTGGTTCGCGCCCGCGCGCTGGAGAATACCGCCTATGTCGTGGCGGTTGGCGAATGCGGCGTGAGAAATATCGGCAACAGCATGGTGGTCGATCCGTTGGGCGTGGTGGTGGTTCAGGCGCCGGAAACCCCGGCGCTGGTCTACGCCGATGTGGATCCTGCACGTCTTTCCTATGCGCGGGAAGTCTTGCCCTCACTGGATAACCGCCGTTTTGCTACGCCGCGTCTGCCGAACGAGTAA
- a CDS encoding ABC transporter substrate-binding protein, which yields MKIKRLGRTALLTGLLFSAGVFAAEAPKIAPQQVNKDLHARLPDDIKKAGVLKAVNNGSFPPYEIVSGTHSLDGASADLAKALGEILGVKIEHASVSGLSSLLSGIQSGRYQFGIGPIGDFPARQEKNDFVDFVREFVVFAVRSGNPEKINSLEDTCGKRVAVMSGGSAEQVIVKQSKACTDAGKPAVTIQSYADQPTSILSVRSGRADAFFSSQAPLTYFVEQTNGQLELAGTGQHNGFNDLYQGSVFAKDSPLAPIVLEAYQQLFDNGTYAAIMKKWHLQGNMLPAPGINLAGKQ from the coding sequence ATGAAAATAAAACGTTTAGGGCGGACGGCCCTGCTAACCGGATTACTCTTTTCCGCCGGCGTGTTTGCCGCAGAGGCGCCGAAGATTGCTCCCCAGCAGGTAAATAAAGATCTGCATGCCCGTCTACCGGACGATATCAAAAAGGCCGGCGTGCTTAAGGCGGTGAACAATGGCTCCTTTCCTCCGTATGAAATCGTCAGCGGGACACACTCGCTGGATGGCGCCAGCGCCGATCTGGCAAAGGCATTAGGTGAAATTCTGGGCGTCAAGATTGAGCACGCCTCCGTCAGCGGCCTATCCAGCCTGCTGAGCGGTATCCAGTCAGGCCGTTATCAGTTCGGCATCGGGCCGATCGGCGATTTCCCGGCGCGTCAGGAAAAGAATGATTTCGTCGATTTCGTGCGCGAATTCGTGGTGTTTGCCGTGCGTTCCGGCAACCCGGAAAAAATCAACTCGCTGGAAGATACCTGCGGCAAACGCGTTGCCGTGATGTCCGGCGGCTCGGCGGAACAGGTGATTGTAAAACAGTCGAAAGCCTGTACCGATGCGGGAAAACCGGCGGTGACCATCCAGTCTTATGCCGATCAGCCTACGTCTATTCTGTCAGTCCGTTCAGGGCGGGCCGACGCCTTCTTCTCTTCACAGGCGCCGCTCACCTACTTTGTTGAACAGACCAACGGGCAGTTGGAGCTGGCCGGCACCGGTCAGCACAATGGCTTTAACGACCTGTATCAAGGTTCTGTTTTCGCCAAAGATTCCCCGCTGGCGCCCATCGTCCTGGAAGCCTATCAGCAGTTGTTCGATAACGGCACCTACGCCGCCATCATGAAAAAATGGCATCTGCAAGGAAACATGCTGCCGGCGCCGGGTATTAACCTGGCGGGAAAACAGTAA